A stretch of the Oceanicola sp. D3 genome encodes the following:
- a CDS encoding DksA/TraR family C4-type zinc finger protein, whose translation MAGGWAKDGAVSEQIEASISDELQRMRARSGPQGESLTHCAECEEPIPEKRRAAIPGVKLCIDCQQERDGQFKARGGINRRGSKDSQLK comes from the coding sequence GTGGCTGGTGGATGGGCCAAAGACGGGGCGGTGAGCGAGCAGATCGAAGCCTCGATCAGCGATGAGTTGCAGCGCATGCGTGCCCGGAGCGGGCCGCAGGGCGAGAGCCTGACCCATTGCGCCGAATGCGAAGAGCCGATCCCCGAAAAGCGCCGCGCGGCCATTCCGGGGGTAAAGCTCTGCATCGACTGCCAGCAGGAGCGCGACGGGCAGTTCAAGGCGCGGGGCGGCATCAACCGGCGCGGCTCCAAGGACAGCCAACTGAAGTAG